One region of Crateriforma spongiae genomic DNA includes:
- a CDS encoding glycosyltransferase family 2 protein — protein sequence MHFQRGGILNPEAESNTGDDSVASNLVSGVSAAETWTESFVQRCRRQFGDHFCDTLNYFSLPNGFTLSVVVPVYNEASTVRMVIDRLVATGLPLQIVLVDDGSSDDSAQQLHQIAASLSAEGDQSAACAARVVVLEHPVNRGKGAAIRTGVAATDGDVVVIQDADLEYDPQDFRRLLRPIVQDEVDVVYGTRYGSADRLVSPWWHQMVNRFLSNLSGMLIGPRLTDVETCYKMARGDVFRRTAAACGENRFGIEIELTARFSRARLRFAEKPIRYRHRWYGEGKKIGWRDGVSAIRCIIWYGLFTRSV from the coding sequence GTGCATTTTCAAAGAGGTGGCATTCTGAATCCGGAAGCTGAATCGAACACTGGCGATGACAGTGTTGCTAGCAATTTGGTGTCAGGCGTGTCCGCGGCTGAGACGTGGACCGAGTCGTTCGTCCAGCGGTGTCGACGTCAATTCGGCGATCATTTTTGTGACACGCTGAACTACTTTTCCTTGCCCAACGGATTCACGCTTTCGGTGGTCGTGCCGGTCTACAACGAAGCGTCAACGGTGCGGATGGTGATCGATCGTCTGGTCGCAACGGGGTTGCCGCTGCAGATCGTCTTGGTCGACGACGGCAGCAGCGACGATTCGGCCCAGCAGCTTCACCAAATCGCCGCGTCGCTGTCAGCCGAGGGCGACCAGTCGGCGGCCTGTGCCGCCCGCGTGGTGGTTCTTGAACATCCGGTCAATCGCGGCAAAGGCGCGGCGATCCGAACCGGCGTGGCGGCCACCGACGGCGACGTCGTTGTGATCCAAGACGCGGACCTGGAATACGATCCCCAGGATTTTCGTCGGCTGTTGCGTCCGATCGTGCAGGATGAGGTCGACGTGGTGTACGGAACCCGCTACGGATCGGCCGACCGCTTGGTGTCGCCGTGGTGGCACCAGATGGTCAATCGCTTCCTGAGCAATCTGTCGGGGATGCTGATCGGGCCACGTCTGACCGACGTCGAAACGTGCTACAAAATGGCCCGCGGAGACGTATTCCGGCGCACCGCGGCTGCATGCGGCGAAAATCGTTTCGGAATTGAAATCGAGTTGACGGCTCGGTTTTCGCGTGCCCGGCTGCGGTTTGCCGAAAAGCCCATCCGCTATCGCCATCGTTGGTACGGCGAAGGGAAAAAGATCGGCTGGCGGGACGGTGTCAGCGCG
- a CDS encoding alpha/beta hydrolase-fold protein yields the protein MARQLASRFSVLVLLAAVSAAPLCAQVAESYPVHPDAVAQDGVPRGEVTAYTWNNSQVYPGTHRDYFVYVPSQYDGTEPAAVMVFQDGQKYVRKNSTWALPNVFDNLIHRGEMPATIAICINPGVVPGGDAESQDRFNRSFEYDSVSDRYARFVVDEILPAVGKDYRLTDDPNLRAIGGSSSGAIAAFGVAWHRPDQFRRVFSTVGTYVGLRGGHNYPTMIRKTEPKPLKIFLQDGSNDLNIYAGDWWNANRTMLSALQWAGYDVQNVWGEGGHNGKHGSAIFPDAMKWLWADWQMPITTDTTSHPELKDITIAGEGWRSVSIDEAPESIRQNMDRRGDEIRVGDFRYQADPQNGTLTQFVDGGSGASVRPCPSRPAGLAVTPDRRFLLVTDAGGRYVWSYRIDPDGKLVDGQPYSFLHQAVDATDPVAAGAAMTREGRLVVATELGVQIFDQPGRVHAILNRPVAEGRMRDCAFGGEDMQTLFVVCGNDVFARDLQLVGHDDSSQPVKPPKPRL from the coding sequence ATGGCCCGCCAACTTGCGTCGCGGTTCAGCGTTTTGGTGCTGCTGGCCGCGGTTTCAGCTGCCCCGCTGTGTGCCCAAGTTGCCGAATCGTATCCCGTGCATCCCGATGCGGTTGCCCAAGACGGCGTCCCACGCGGTGAAGTCACCGCGTACACCTGGAACAACAGCCAGGTTTACCCCGGCACCCACCGCGACTACTTCGTTTACGTCCCATCACAGTATGACGGCACCGAACCGGCGGCAGTGATGGTGTTTCAGGATGGCCAGAAATACGTCCGCAAAAACAGCACCTGGGCTCTGCCCAACGTGTTTGACAATTTGATCCATCGTGGCGAAATGCCCGCCACGATCGCCATTTGTATCAATCCCGGCGTCGTGCCGGGCGGTGATGCGGAATCACAGGATCGTTTCAATCGCAGTTTCGAATACGATTCCGTCAGCGATCGATACGCCCGGTTTGTCGTCGACGAGATCTTGCCCGCGGTCGGCAAAGACTATCGACTGACCGATGATCCGAATCTTCGAGCGATCGGCGGCAGCAGCAGCGGGGCGATCGCCGCATTCGGCGTTGCCTGGCATCGGCCCGATCAGTTTCGCCGCGTCTTCAGCACCGTCGGCACGTATGTCGGGCTTCGGGGCGGTCACAACTATCCGACGATGATTCGAAAGACCGAACCGAAACCGCTGAAGATCTTCTTGCAAGACGGCAGCAACGATTTGAACATCTATGCCGGTGATTGGTGGAACGCCAACCGCACCATGTTGTCCGCACTGCAATGGGCCGGCTATGACGTCCAGAACGTGTGGGGCGAAGGCGGCCATAACGGCAAACACGGAAGTGCGATTTTTCCTGACGCGATGAAGTGGTTATGGGCCGACTGGCAAATGCCCATCACCACTGACACCACATCCCATCCGGAATTAAAAGACATCACCATTGCGGGCGAAGGCTGGCGATCGGTCAGCATCGATGAAGCCCCCGAGTCCATTCGTCAAAACATGGATCGGCGTGGCGACGAAATTCGTGTCGGTGATTTTCGATACCAAGCCGATCCACAGAACGGAACGTTGACACAGTTTGTCGACGGCGGCTCCGGTGCAAGCGTTCGTCCGTGTCCGTCGCGGCCTGCCGGGTTGGCCGTGACGCCGGATCGACGGTTCTTGTTGGTCACCGATGCGGGTGGACGTTACGTGTGGTCGTACCGAATCGATCCAGACGGAAAACTTGTCGACGGTCAACCGTATTCATTCTTGCATCAAGCAGTCGATGCGACCGATCCCGTTGCGGCCGGCGCGGCGATGACGCGGGAAGGGCGTTTGGTGGTCGCCACAGAATTGGGGGTTCAAATCTTTGATCAGCCGGGGCGCGTTCACGCCATCCTGAACCGTCCGGTCGCCGAAGGTCGGATGCGAGATTGCGCGTTCGGGGGCGAAGACATGCAAACCTTGTTTGTTGTTTGTGGAAACGACGTCTTCGCACGTGACCTGCAATTGGTGGGACACGATGATTCGTCACAGCCGGTCAAACCACCCAAGCCGCGACTGTAA
- a CDS encoding rhomboid family intramembrane serine protease yields MIPLRDDIPSRTTPVVNYVIIAICTIAFLAQVASVDSGNTIVQRFGMVPLRLSEPNTEIVVPQAEVVSTPFGPRQVITEKVLPPPAVPAWATILTCMFLHGGWMHFLGNMWFLYIFGDNVEDRLGPLGYAIAYLGTGVAAGLAHYFADPSSPVPTIGASGAIAGVMGAYAFLYPHARVLAVLPIFIFIQTFVVPAPVFLGIWFLLQTFSGIGSTMGGQAGGVAWWAHVGGFVAGGLVALVVGRSPLAHDAVTERRF; encoded by the coding sequence ATGATCCCGCTTCGCGACGACATCCCCAGCCGAACCACGCCGGTGGTCAATTACGTGATCATTGCGATTTGCACGATCGCTTTTTTGGCTCAGGTCGCGTCGGTGGATTCCGGCAACACGATCGTCCAGCGGTTTGGAATGGTGCCGCTGCGTTTAAGCGAACCGAACACGGAAATCGTTGTCCCCCAAGCGGAAGTCGTCTCCACGCCCTTCGGCCCCCGCCAAGTGATCACCGAAAAAGTGTTGCCGCCGCCTGCGGTGCCGGCGTGGGCGACCATTTTGACATGCATGTTTCTGCACGGCGGCTGGATGCATTTTCTGGGGAACATGTGGTTTTTGTACATCTTCGGCGACAACGTCGAAGACCGGCTGGGTCCGCTGGGGTATGCGATTGCGTATTTGGGGACGGGAGTGGCGGCGGGGCTGGCCCACTATTTCGCGGATCCATCCAGTCCGGTGCCGACGATCGGCGCCAGCGGTGCGATCGCCGGGGTGATGGGGGCCTACGCGTTTCTGTACCCGCACGCTCGAGTGCTGGCGGTGTTGCCGATTTTCATCTTCATCCAGACGTTCGTCGTTCCGGCACCCGTGTTTTTGGGCATCTGGTTTCTGCTGCAGACCTTCAGCGGGATTGGTTCGACGATGGGGGGCCAAGCGGGCGGCGTGGCTTGGTGGGCACACGTGGGCGGGTTTGTCGCTGGCGGACTGGTTGCCTTGGTGGTTGGCCGTTCACCGCTTGCGCATGACGCGGTGACCGAGCGGCGATTTTGA
- a CDS encoding co-chaperone GroES translates to MATATKSKSNVKLQPLGERIVVQREESEDVTAGGIVLPDSAKEKPARGVVIAVGTGKLLDDGSRSESQLKDGDRVLFSSYAGESVEVGDVEYLLMREDDVLAVIE, encoded by the coding sequence ATGGCAACTGCCACGAAATCAAAGTCCAACGTCAAGCTTCAGCCCCTCGGGGAACGCATCGTGGTGCAACGTGAAGAAAGCGAAGACGTCACCGCCGGCGGCATCGTGCTGCCCGATTCGGCCAAGGAAAAGCCGGCCCGAGGCGTGGTCATCGCCGTCGGAACCGGAAAGCTTTTGGACGACGGCAGCCGCAGCGAAAGCCAGTTGAAGGACGGCGACCGCGTTCTGTTCAGCAGCTATGCGGGTGAAAGCGTCGAAGTCGGCGACGTGGAATATCTGCTGATGCGTGAAGACGACGTCTTGGCCGTCATCGAATGA
- the groL gene encoding chaperonin GroEL (60 kDa chaperone family; promotes refolding of misfolded polypeptides especially under stressful conditions; forms two stacked rings of heptamers to form a barrel-shaped 14mer; ends can be capped by GroES; misfolded proteins enter the barrel where they are refolded when GroES binds), translating into MSKIIAFDQEAREAIRRGVSKLARTVKVTLGPKGRNVILQKSFGSPTVTKDGVTVAKEVELEDVYENMGARMVREVASKTSDVAGDGTTTATVMAEAIFNEGLKAVVAGVNPIQMKTGIEAAVADITEQLHKMATKVKDQDAMANVATIASNNDREIGNLLADAMSKVGKDGVITVDEGKSLQTEQEWVEGMQFDRGYLSPYFVTDSSSMEAVLEDAYVLIFEKKISNIKDMVPLLEKVVEKGKPLLIIAEDVDGEALATLVINRLRGTFTVAAVKAPGYGDRRKAMMEDIAILTGGQAIFEALGVKLESVDLTHLGRAKKVIIDKDNTTVIEGAGKSADIKARIDQIRREIENTTSDYDREKLEERLAKLAGGVAKVNVGAATESEMKEKKARVEDALHATRAAVEEGILPGGGVALLRASSKVKPSDLTEDQIVGYNIVLRACRAPLTMIAENAGQDGGIVCERVLSAKANEGYNALTDTYEDLVKAGVIDPTKVTRTALGNAASVATLLLTSDALIAEKPKAAGKAGTGGDHDMY; encoded by the coding sequence ATGTCCAAAATCATCGCCTTTGATCAGGAAGCCCGCGAAGCGATCCGCCGCGGCGTGTCCAAACTGGCTCGTACCGTCAAAGTCACCCTGGGCCCGAAAGGCCGCAACGTCATCCTGCAAAAAAGCTTTGGCAGCCCGACGGTCACCAAGGACGGCGTGACGGTCGCCAAGGAAGTCGAACTGGAAGACGTCTATGAAAACATGGGCGCTCGCATGGTTCGCGAAGTCGCCAGCAAGACCAGCGACGTCGCCGGTGACGGAACCACCACCGCCACCGTGATGGCCGAAGCGATCTTTAACGAAGGCCTGAAGGCCGTGGTCGCCGGCGTCAACCCGATCCAAATGAAAACCGGGATCGAAGCCGCGGTTGCCGACATCACCGAGCAACTGCACAAGATGGCCACCAAGGTCAAAGACCAAGATGCGATGGCCAACGTCGCAACCATCGCCAGCAACAACGACCGCGAAATCGGAAACCTGTTGGCCGACGCGATGAGCAAAGTCGGCAAAGACGGCGTGATCACCGTCGACGAAGGCAAAAGCCTGCAGACCGAACAAGAGTGGGTCGAAGGCATGCAGTTCGATCGCGGCTATCTTTCGCCGTACTTCGTCACCGACAGCAGCAGCATGGAAGCCGTCTTGGAAGACGCTTACGTGCTGATCTTTGAAAAGAAAATCAGCAACATCAAGGACATGGTTCCGTTGCTGGAAAAGGTGGTCGAAAAGGGCAAGCCTCTGTTGATCATCGCCGAAGACGTCGACGGCGAAGCTTTGGCCACATTGGTCATCAACCGCCTGCGTGGCACCTTCACCGTTGCCGCCGTCAAAGCCCCGGGCTACGGCGACCGTCGCAAGGCCATGATGGAAGACATCGCCATCCTGACCGGCGGCCAAGCGATCTTCGAAGCTTTGGGTGTCAAGCTGGAAAGCGTCGACCTGACCCACTTGGGACGTGCCAAGAAGGTCATTATCGACAAGGACAACACGACGGTCATCGAAGGTGCCGGTAAGAGCGCCGATATCAAGGCACGGATCGATCAAATCCGTCGCGAAATCGAAAACACCACCAGCGACTACGATCGTGAGAAGCTGGAAGAACGCTTGGCCAAGCTGGCCGGTGGTGTCGCCAAGGTCAACGTTGGCGCGGCGACCGAAAGCGAAATGAAGGAAAAGAAGGCTCGTGTCGAAGACGCTTTGCACGCGACCCGTGCGGCCGTCGAAGAAGGCATCCTGCCCGGTGGTGGTGTCGCTCTGTTGCGTGCCAGCAGCAAGGTCAAGCCCAGCGATCTGACCGAAGACCAAATCGTCGGCTACAACATCGTTCTGCGTGCCTGCCGCGCTCCGCTGACCATGATCGCCGAAAACGCCGGTCAAGACGGCGGCATCGTTTGCGAACGCGTACTGTCGGCTAAGGCAAACGAAGGCTACAACGCCCTGACCGATACCTACGAAGACCTGGTCAAGGCCGGCGTGATCGACCCGACCAAGGTGACTCGTACCGCACTGGGCAACGCGGCCAGCGTCGCCACCCTGTTGCTGACCAGTGACGCCTTGATCGCCGAGAAGCCGAAGGCCGCTGGCAAGGCCGGCACCGGCGGCGATCACGACATGTATTGA
- a CDS encoding RNA polymerase sigma factor — MENATNAADQGLHWLADHGDTLYRFALRRVSDSATAEDLVQETFLAAIRCQSPPGDGNDGGSDSGSDGAEVRCVQAWLIGILKHKICDHYRRARRQNAAGDSDVGPTWTSIDTDTIAPATDQPDPSASLDQAEFRDALAACIERLPIAIGQAIRLTLVGGLDAAESSELLGISRDALAARLYRGRLALRQCLTRTWSTETDDKNNAGRPFPPGPSR, encoded by the coding sequence ATGGAAAATGCGACCAATGCCGCTGACCAGGGCCTTCACTGGTTGGCCGATCACGGCGACACGCTTTACCGATTCGCATTGCGACGGGTCAGTGATTCGGCAACTGCCGAGGACTTGGTCCAAGAGACGTTTCTGGCGGCCATTCGATGCCAAAGTCCACCGGGCGATGGCAATGATGGGGGCAGCGATTCGGGTTCAGACGGTGCCGAAGTCCGCTGCGTGCAAGCTTGGCTGATCGGAATCTTGAAACACAAGATTTGCGACCATTATCGCCGAGCACGACGCCAGAATGCCGCCGGTGATTCGGACGTCGGGCCGACCTGGACATCCATCGACACGGACACCATTGCGCCGGCGACTGACCAGCCCGATCCGTCGGCTTCGCTGGATCAGGCGGAGTTTCGCGATGCCTTGGCGGCATGCATCGAGCGGTTGCCGATTGCAATCGGCCAAGCAATCCGTTTGACTTTGGTGGGCGGATTGGATGCCGCTGAAAGCAGCGAATTGCTTGGAATTTCACGAGATGCGTTGGCGGCCCGACTGTATCGGGGACGCCTGGCGCTGCGACAATGCCTGACGCGAACCTGGTCGACCGAGACCGACGACAAGAACAATGCCGGTCGACCATTCCCCCCGGGACCATCGCGGTGA
- a CDS encoding spondin domain-containing protein, whose translation MRISSLCRSALALTLTLACGSFHHAHAATIQVTIENLGLDGSTHVTPVFIGFGDGTFTPFTPGQSATTAIERLAEDGNTGPLESAFPFPSANRTTLVEGNGPPTFDAGESATATFDIDLNGGTNRLLLATMLLPTNDWFIATQGNGVDLSGLTVSSPISFELNRLYDAGTEVNDFATSAANGLFGLSGGQTGPNIGTDENGVVTFLGEIGINDRLADFEGSDPFDGRPVDFNPTLSPLRVTVSAVPEPATCVAAGAFAIGGLVAQRRRRRKDRSAAPQPNTAS comes from the coding sequence ATGCGAATTTCTTCATTGTGCCGATCGGCGCTGGCTTTGACCCTGACTTTGGCTTGCGGAAGCTTTCACCATGCCCATGCGGCAACCATCCAAGTGACGATTGAAAACTTGGGACTGGACGGCAGCACGCACGTCACCCCGGTGTTCATCGGATTCGGCGACGGAACCTTCACACCGTTCACTCCCGGACAATCGGCGACCACCGCGATCGAACGCTTGGCCGAAGACGGCAACACCGGCCCGCTAGAATCGGCGTTTCCTTTTCCGTCGGCGAATCGCACTACGTTGGTAGAAGGTAATGGCCCGCCGACGTTCGACGCCGGCGAATCGGCGACCGCGACGTTCGATATCGATCTGAATGGTGGGACCAATCGATTGTTGCTGGCGACGATGTTGTTGCCGACCAACGACTGGTTCATCGCGACCCAGGGCAACGGTGTCGACCTGTCCGGTTTGACCGTGTCATCACCGATCAGTTTTGAACTGAACCGTTTGTACGACGCGGGAACAGAAGTCAACGACTTTGCCACGTCAGCGGCCAATGGACTGTTCGGGCTGTCCGGCGGTCAAACGGGACCCAACATTGGGACCGACGAGAACGGCGTGGTGACGTTCCTGGGTGAAATCGGCATCAACGACCGACTGGCTGATTTCGAAGGAAGTGACCCGTTCGACGGCCGTCCGGTGGATTTCAACCCGACGCTGTCACCCCTGCGGGTCACCGTGTCGGCCGTGCCGGAACCGGCAACCTGCGTGGCAGCCGGCGCTTTCGCAATCGGCGGCTTGGTGGCCCAGCGTCGTCGTCGACGCAAGGACCGATCAGCGGCCCCCCAACCGAATACCGCATCCTGA
- a CDS encoding glycoside hydrolase family protein, whose protein sequence is MICKPQSFVFRFRRLVAVAITSLLCSFLLCVSIATAQHADVPRPESWNDLVPGARFMDRFEPIPLLQPRVSAGWGVDDVRQRDVQNGIEDDSFSYWGGNILQDDDGRFHLFVCRWDEDHPKGHMAWRESIVVRATSDHRLGPYRVAEIIGQGHNPEAYRTADGRVVCYVIDRKFECQSYVGRSITGPWEKVTPVYDTRDRKIIANLSNNSFSRREDGSFLMVNRGGGMWVSRDGLAPWEQITQGSNYPKVEGRFEDPVLWRSNVQYHMIVNDWYGRIAYHLRSKNGVHWKVDPGEAYMPGIAVSQDGQSDDWYKYERIKIFQDEHGRGIQANFAVIDFSKHDDLPNDQHSSKNISIPLKPGRLLTLSNPTAITDETAEVRLRIDAEVGFDPIRDLDLESLRFGAPEEVDFGRGATLIGTEPDDRGLVLIFAGKDCNFEDHHFAGKLIGRTRDDQMTFGYCRLPWVTYIEPVVTAKRPETMANDAGQWVLRIPVANHGQVDAATSKISVQFDQTDPIILGCPPLKPYQSANVVAAIPDDLLDGKPHQMTIGCGIGITQTNVFVADKVRLPAK, encoded by the coding sequence ATGATCTGCAAACCTCAGTCGTTCGTTTTCCGGTTCCGTCGTTTGGTCGCTGTCGCGATCACTTCGTTACTGTGCAGCTTCTTACTGTGCGTCTCCATCGCCACCGCCCAACATGCCGACGTTCCGCGTCCGGAATCTTGGAACGACTTGGTTCCCGGTGCGCGATTCATGGACCGATTCGAACCGATCCCGTTATTGCAACCTCGGGTCAGTGCGGGCTGGGGTGTTGATGACGTACGGCAGCGAGACGTTCAAAACGGAATCGAAGACGATTCGTTTTCCTACTGGGGTGGCAACATCCTGCAGGACGACGACGGCCGGTTCCACCTGTTTGTTTGCCGCTGGGACGAAGACCATCCAAAGGGGCACATGGCTTGGCGTGAATCGATCGTCGTCCGCGCGACGTCCGACCATCGACTGGGCCCTTACCGCGTCGCCGAGATCATCGGCCAGGGTCACAACCCCGAAGCTTACCGAACGGCCGATGGGCGAGTCGTTTGCTATGTGATCGATCGCAAGTTTGAGTGCCAGAGTTATGTCGGTCGGTCTATCACAGGCCCGTGGGAAAAGGTCACCCCGGTCTATGACACACGTGACCGAAAGATCATCGCAAACCTGTCCAACAACAGCTTCAGCCGACGAGAAGACGGTTCGTTCTTGATGGTCAATCGCGGCGGCGGTATGTGGGTCAGTCGCGATGGGCTGGCACCCTGGGAACAAATCACCCAAGGCAGCAATTACCCGAAAGTCGAAGGTCGTTTCGAAGACCCCGTGCTGTGGCGCAGTAACGTCCAATACCACATGATCGTCAACGATTGGTACGGCCGTATCGCGTACCACTTGCGCAGCAAAAATGGTGTGCACTGGAAAGTGGATCCCGGCGAAGCCTACATGCCCGGGATCGCCGTTTCACAAGACGGCCAAAGCGACGACTGGTACAAGTACGAACGGATCAAAATCTTTCAAGACGAACACGGTCGCGGCATCCAAGCCAATTTTGCCGTCATCGATTTCAGCAAGCACGATGACTTGCCCAACGACCAGCACAGTTCGAAAAACATCTCCATTCCGCTGAAGCCCGGACGCCTATTGACGCTATCCAACCCGACGGCAATCACCGACGAAACCGCGGAGGTCCGCTTGCGAATCGATGCGGAAGTAGGCTTCGACCCGATCCGTGATCTGGACCTGGAAAGCCTGCGATTCGGCGCGCCGGAAGAGGTCGACTTTGGACGTGGCGCGACGCTGATCGGTACCGAACCCGATGATCGTGGGTTGGTGTTGATCTTCGCCGGCAAAGACTGCAATTTCGAAGACCATCACTTTGCCGGCAAACTGATCGGCCGCACCCGAGATGATCAAATGACGTTCGGCTATTGCAGGCTGCCTTGGGTCACCTACATCGAACCGGTCGTCACGGCAAAGCGTCCCGAAACGATGGCCAACGATGCGGGTCAGTGGGTGCTGCGGATTCCGGTGGCCAACCACGGCCAAGTCGACGCGGCGACGTCAAAGATCTCCGTTCAATTCGACCAGACCGATCCCATCATTCTCGGTTGCCCGCCGCTGAAACCCTATCAATCTGCAAACGTTGTGGCCGCGATCCCGGACGACCTTCTCGACGGAAAGCCACACCAGATGACCATCGGCTGTGGCATCGGGATCACCCAGACCAACGTCTTCGTCGCGGACAAGGTTCGATTGCCCGCGAAATGA
- a CDS encoding leucine-rich repeat domain-containing protein: MIAELHRHLRIAALFGLTTLVWTATSTNTIADDPPADQKKPAAAQAKEGSEKATEKKNDPAPAKEADAKKDDAKKDNNKKEKEDAKKDGDKKPDSDKPAAKPDAAKKADSGKKTDAKKPAAAPVKSIFADEALEDAVRREVFAKRYNDEPITASDVAKISRVVGIDQKITSLEGLQHCKELMLIDLRDNAISDLSPIANLKRLQSVSLSDNKIRDIGSLKDLTSMQYLDLSGNKIADLSPVANMSNLRTLYAADNRLTDIAVVAKLPKLWSLDVAKNQIRDLRPVSGLSWLTTLEFSGNQIDSLKPVAGLTDLKMLLMSRNQVKDLSPLVDACRKDAESDRRFAPYLQVYLGGNPLDEKTLQNAKAELESFGVDVFVK, encoded by the coding sequence ATGATCGCAGAACTTCATCGACATCTTCGGATTGCTGCCCTGTTCGGATTGACCACGCTGGTGTGGACCGCGACATCGACCAATACGATCGCCGACGATCCACCGGCGGATCAGAAGAAGCCGGCGGCGGCACAAGCGAAGGAAGGATCGGAAAAGGCGACTGAAAAGAAAAACGATCCTGCGCCGGCCAAAGAAGCAGACGCGAAGAAGGACGACGCGAAAAAAGATAACAACAAGAAAGAAAAAGAAGACGCCAAGAAAGACGGCGACAAGAAACCGGACTCCGACAAGCCGGCAGCCAAACCGGATGCCGCCAAGAAAGCGGACTCAGGAAAGAAGACCGACGCCAAGAAGCCGGCCGCCGCACCGGTGAAGTCGATCTTTGCCGACGAAGCTTTGGAAGACGCGGTCCGCCGCGAAGTGTTTGCCAAACGCTACAACGACGAACCGATCACCGCGTCCGACGTCGCCAAGATTTCAAGAGTCGTCGGGATCGATCAAAAGATCACCAGTCTGGAAGGGCTTCAGCACTGCAAAGAATTGATGCTGATCGATCTGCGTGACAATGCGATCAGCGACCTTTCGCCGATCGCAAATTTGAAGCGGCTGCAATCGGTTTCGCTCAGCGACAACAAGATCCGCGACATTGGTTCGCTGAAAGACTTGACGTCCATGCAATACCTGGACCTTTCAGGTAACAAGATCGCCGACCTATCGCCGGTCGCGAACATGTCCAATTTGCGGACGCTGTATGCGGCCGACAATCGGCTGACTGACATCGCGGTGGTGGCCAAGTTGCCCAAGTTGTGGTCGCTGGACGTTGCCAAGAATCAGATCCGCGATTTGCGTCCGGTGTCGGGGCTGTCGTGGCTGACCACGTTGGAGTTTTCCGGCAACCAAATCGATTCGCTCAAGCCCGTCGCGGGACTGACGGATCTGAAGATGTTGCTGATGTCTCGCAACCAAGTGAAAGACTTGTCGCCGCTGGTTGACGCGTGCCGTAAAGATGCGGAATCGGATCGACGGTTTGCGCCTTACTTGCAGGTCTATCTGGGAGGCAATCCGCTGGACGAAAAGACGTTGCAAAACGCCAAGGCCGAATTGGAATCATTCGGCGTCGACGTCTTTGTCAAATAG